In Flavobacteriaceae bacterium, the following proteins share a genomic window:
- a CDS encoding site-specific integrase produces MKLNILFIVSKTKLNKKGKCPIRCRLTYNKERRHFATGLFINPNNWLSKQQTIKPDEPDAELIETQLSLIKTKINKAFLMLQIKEESFNVEDVYSLYKGEKTQKQYNVVEFFERYLNKLKTLIGIDIKQVTWNKFYYIKNDVKSFIKWKYKTNDYALKNLEANFLTELEYFYKVNQKLKQITINKKLQRFKKVIKVAVAENYLEKNPFILHKAKRVNKEIVFLTPEELETLEGYEFKQSRLQFIKDLFVFSCYTGLPYRELMDLKRSNIIKGFDGNLWIKMKREKTSKELSIPLLPKALNIIDTYNNEDELVFPRISNQKYNSYLKEIAAIVGIEKNLTTHIARKTFASTVLLYNDVPMEIVSEMLGHSSMKVTQESYGKIVQKRISDEMHNLKIKL; encoded by the coding sequence ATGAAACTAAATATACTATTTATTGTAAGCAAGACTAAGCTTAATAAAAAAGGGAAATGCCCTATAAGATGTAGATTAACTTATAATAAAGAAAGACGTCATTTTGCTACAGGATTATTCATCAACCCTAATAATTGGCTAAGTAAACAACAAACTATAAAACCAGATGAACCAGATGCAGAACTTATAGAAACACAACTAAGCCTTATTAAAACTAAAATTAATAAGGCTTTTTTAATGCTCCAAATTAAAGAAGAGAGCTTTAATGTAGAAGATGTTTATAGCTTATATAAAGGAGAGAAAACACAAAAACAATACAATGTTGTTGAGTTCTTCGAACGCTACTTAAACAAGCTTAAAACACTTATAGGTATTGATATAAAGCAAGTCACTTGGAATAAGTTTTACTATATAAAAAATGATGTGAAATCATTTATTAAATGGAAATATAAAACCAATGATTATGCTCTAAAAAATCTAGAAGCTAACTTCTTAACAGAACTAGAATACTTTTATAAAGTAAACCAGAAACTAAAGCAGATTACTATTAATAAAAAGCTACAACGTTTTAAAAAAGTAATTAAAGTAGCAGTAGCAGAAAACTATTTAGAAAAGAATCCATTTATACTTCATAAAGCTAAACGAGTTAATAAGGAAATTGTGTTTTTAACTCCAGAAGAATTAGAAACACTAGAGGGTTATGAGTTTAAACAATCAAGATTACAATTTATAAAGGATTTATTTGTGTTTAGTTGCTATACAGGACTTCCCTATAGAGAGTTAATGGATTTAAAACGTAGTAATATTATAAAAGGATTTGATGGCAACTTATGGATTAAAATGAAACGAGAGAAAACATCTAAAGAGTTATCTATACCGTTACTTCCTAAAGCATTGAACATAATAGATACTTACAATAATGAAGATGAGTTAGTATTTCCTAGAATAAGTAACCAGAAGTATAACTCATATTTAAAAGAGATAGCTGCTATTGTTGGAATAGAAAAGAATTTAACAACACATATAGCTAGAAAAACATTTGCTAGTACAGTATTATTATATAATGATGTGCCTATGGAAATCGTAAGTGAGATGTTAGGACATTCAAGTATGAAAGTTACACAAGAAAGCTATGGAAAGATAGTACAGAAGAGAATTAGTGACGAGATGCATAATTTAAAAATTAAGCTTTGA